gtaaactgggagcttccacagcacaggggttgaatacttatgcaagcaagatatctcagttttttatttttcttacaaatatttcccaacataaaaccaatgtcaccttacaataactgattttgggtttcagtgttttaaaataaaatatcaaacaaaacgaaatttcaatgtaccatttgtaattcaataatatgagagaattggtcaggggtctgaatacttttgcaagccACTGTATATATCAACTTATACTTTAAAACACTTGTCTTACCCAATTCTATCTTAGCCCCAAAGAGAAATATTTGCAAAACAGCACCCTCTCTTGACAAAGAAGAAGTGGCACAGTCAAAGCCTTCTCACAAACTGAGCAGTGGCTCTATACGTGTTTCAGCTCAATAACTTGCAACAAAGGACTTGTTCTCAGTACTCTGTATGACTCCCCACACACCTTGCAAACCTGAGATCTGCAAATCAATTGCTTTTGTGCAGTCcagtgtgatgtttttttttttttcttcccccaagCACAACTGGGACTGAAAACTTTGACAATGTTAAAACTTATCAAACCTGTTTTGTTGATTATGATTTCCAAATATTCTGATACATCTAGGCTGAAAATGTATACTCTGCATTAATCATACTGAGAACACTATGACAGCAggttttttatgatttattttacagACTTATCAACATTGGAGCCAGATTTTCTTTTCTAGGTATTTGGATTCGGTCTGTCCTGTTATGTGCACAGTTAGACATTGGTACAGGTCTGAGATATCCCAGTTATTGTAATAACGTATTTGTTTATAAttactttgtatataattttgtGTCAGTCATCACATCAAGCAGGTACAGTATCTTCTCTGAGTTCAGCTGGTACAGCAGAGTGTATCCATTAACCccacataaaacaaatatttttcatCCACTGGGAGGACTGGTTGATGGTTGATGGAACGTGACGAggagacatgtttgagagctgtaTTGGTAGTTTAAACTTCTCTAGGaagtgatgactgaaacaaaaaatgtacaaagtgattctaaacaactgtaaaacatttcagaCCTGTACCAAGTCTAATGTGCCACGTGAATCCTGGCCATACTGCTTTAATAAATGGTGATATTGTAATTACATTACAGACATCAAAGCACACCTTTTTGTTGGTTTGACTATAACTGGTGTTGACTGACCTCAAGCATTGTGTGCACACTACCCTTCAGGTTCAGTTTAATGTGTGAACAGAGgaggtattataaaaaaaaaaggtttcctaaAAGAACCAGATATCGCttgctaaatgtatttttgtttacgactgtaagtcgccctggataagggtgtctgctaagaaataaataataataataataataaatagaggtGCCACCCAAACATTAGCCCCTCCAGGTGTTCAAAGAGTTAAAAACCCATTCACTATGACTCGGCTGAAGCCAAATTATCCTGCAACACTGCAGTAAATTCATTTCCTGTGCAACAGCACCTATAAAAAATGTACCTTGGTAAATTTTCACAGACATTTTGCTGTCTACCATGCTTGTCCAGTGTTTGCACTATGCTTTACCCTTTACTGTAATTGGTTAAttatcatttttctttattttactatactatgcttttactatggcacgCTGCAGTAAACTTCTACAGTTGAATGTATCGTGTTAATGCAAGATAGGCTTCATCCAAATGAAAATTAAGTCTACAATACTGAACTTGTCATATTGTTGTTTTGATACTGAGATGTAAGGACATGGGCTATTATTACAAAGAGTGTTGTAACACTTTTTGGAttataacaaacaaaatgtaaaaatatattgcacCTTACCTCATCTTTATGTATGTTAATGGCTGAAGAAGAGATGATAAGGCTTGTTTGTGACTGGCTGCTACTACCACTGTCTTCTTTCTGGTAGTCAGTGTCCAGTGAATGGACAGACAGGAGTTGTGCTGCTCTGGGCTTCAATGTCTTTGGCTTTTCTGGGGGATCGGTGAGCCCTTCTAAACTGGCCCCATTGCCAAGAGAGGTCAAAGAGGCTGCACTGGCCCTGCAAGGGTAGCGGAAACTCCGCCTGCTGGCGCCGGGGCGTGGGCTCTGTGGTTTGGGGCTCATGGGTCTCAGGGGAACATCCATTACCCCTGAAGGCGTGGGGTTGCTGGACCAAGATGGCGTTAGTTGGTTAGCTTGTGCTTGCTGACTGCAGGGGCTAATTGGTGTCAATGGGCTGACATCTTCCAGGTGAGAAACATCCAAGTCGTTCTTTGAGGATTCAGATTTTCGTAAACTAGGATCAGAGCAGACAATCGTCAGTCCGTTGGGTGGTCCTTTCCTCTTTTTGCCATCTGCTGATTTGCTTCCTTCCAGAGGGTTTCTTGGGATTTCAACTGTGCTAGCTTCTTCGGTGATGTCACTGGACTTGGTGGCCCTCTTCACAGCAGGAGACGCCCTACCTCCCTGTTTGTCCCTGGATATTCTGGTGGCATACTCGCTGTGGATTTGCCGGTGAGACCTTGGGCTTTGTGCATCTGAGGCCGACACGCCACGTTTCAGTAACTCAGCTTCCTTAGCTTTCTTGAACTTCCTCCAGGAAATCTGTTTGGACTTGGTCTCTTCACTGTCCAGTTTGGAACTGTGCTCCTCATTTTCTTTTTCCAAGGACTTGGACTCGAAGAAGCTTGATAAGGATTTGTGGGCCAGAGCAAACCTCATGCGCAGGTTGAGGCTGTCTGTGCTTTTGCTCCTCTTGTAGCACACGTTCTCCCCAGTTTGAGACTTTTTGGTCTCCTGGTCCCCAGAGCTGCTGATAGTATCACCATCAACAGTGCTTGAACTCTGGTTATACAACTTTCTAACATGTTTTGTCCATGGTGTGGAGGGGTTGAAGCCATTGTCATCCATTTCAATTCTACCACTAAAAAAAGCTTTACTCATATTCTGATTGAGTGTGCTGCTCTTCTCAAAGACATCCTCTTCATCAGAATTATCTGTGATAAGCTCTTCACTCCTAGGAGTGTGCTGAAGATGATCTGACCCATAGGATACATGTGCCCTGTATAAAGGATAATGGATTTTATAAGTGGGTACACCATCCTTGGTCATGTTATCTTGTCCTTTTTCCTCACTGCTGCCCTCCACCTGTGGTGCGCTGGTACTGTCCTTGGAAGGGTTTCCACCATTTTCTTTGTTGTCTCGGGatggtttttttttcctcctaaaCGAGGGCATTTTGGAGAAAACTGATTTTGAGGTCTTGCCAGTCGTGCTGCTCTTGGACGTCTGTTTCTGCACAGCTTTGTGGAGGCTGTTGTTGCTGCCAAGGAATGTATAGAAATTGACATCCATTTCTTCGCTGTTGGTACTAACCCCATCAGCATCCTGCGATACCATTGTGGGACAGAGTTGGCTTTCACTAGTCATGTAACCATTGAGGACGGGGGTCATTTTCCCACTGCTTTCATGTTTGCTTGTGCCAATGCTTTGCTGCTGCTCCTTAACTGTATCTGGTAGCTTATTGGCCAGATCAGAGTCTTTAATTTGACTCAGTCCTGAtgcttttgtttctgcttttcttTCAGTCGTTGACTTATCACTTGAAGTTTTGCCAGTAAACAGATTCTCATTAGCAGTTACCCTGCTTCGTAGGAGTTCTGTACCTATACTAACTTCTTGATCGGTCTCCTGGCAGCTGATTAAACTGGATTCATCCTTCAGTTGTATTTCATCCGGGAAACTTGCCACCAGAATGGTCTGGAGATTGTTTACCAACCCCAAGTTATAATTTATTTCTGGTTCTAAGCTCCCCTCTTCAGGAATTTCATGGGCAGACAGGATCGATTCACAACACAGTTGAGTTGTTTCACTGTTTTGTTctggtaatatgcatgatgtaGTTTTTAAACCTTCCTTTGCATCAAAAGATAGACCACtgactgctgtttctcttaaaagATTTTTACTGTTTTCCTCCTCTTCTACCGTCTGTAATAAAATCTCTCTTGCCTCTGAGAGTCTTGCCGAGGAGCTCTGTCCTGTATCAACAGGATTCTCTGGAACAATCGTCTTTCTTTGGGCAAGGAATTTGCTACTCACACTGTGGTCAGACTTCTTAAAACCTACGTCTGGACTGGCTTTAATTGTGTTACCGTTTGCCACAACTACTGTGTTACCTGCACTGTCAGAAGACTTTCTGTTAGTCTGTGAGTCGGTATGACACCCAGAACCAGTGCTACTGTTTTCAATCCCTGTATTCAATGTACAATCTCTAGCATCCTGGGTCACTACACTTGCATTTGTGTGACACACACTGCTGACCACACTCTCCTTCTGAGAGGTCTTGAATTCATTTGTGACAGAAGTTTCAATCTGGGGAGCAGTTTTAATACAAGCGTGATCAGATTCTAGATCTTCATCACTTGTCCCTGAAACCAACTCATTGCTGCTCCAATTTGGTTCATAGTCTAGGTTGCTTGGGGTCTCCTCTACATCTGCAATGCTTGGCTTGAATTCTGAACAACTGGGAGAACTCACTTGTTTTTCCTGATTATTAATAATGACAATATAATTTATATCTGCTTGCAAATGGCAATGATTTTCTCTAAGATTATCCTTAAAGTGAATTCTAACTGCTTCCTCTGACAAAAAATCCGGCGGCTCTTCAGTTAATTGACAAGCATGATCACTACAGATTCCAACTAGTACCTGGTCTACCTCTGTTCTTATAGGGTGGTCAGCATTGTATGTTTCTGTATTGTTATTACTGTCTGATTGGGGTTCAGGGGGGGTGGTGTTATTCTCAAAATAAGTTTCCTCAGAAACGCTATTAAATTGTGCACTTGTGCTCACTGTTATTTGTATTGTCTTAAGTGGAATTTCACTTAAGACTGAGTTATtgtcttttaaactttctctctgAAAAATGTCAGTTTCAGTGCCCGTTTCACATTCTTGCAAATTATTAGATTCCACAGCTGTTTTAGTCTTTACTTCATCTATTCCAGATTTTCCATCTGAAGTATGGTCCAGGCTTTGATCAAAATTTACCTCCAAATCAGCCTGAATTACATTTGAATTGGCTACAGGGCAGGGTTCATTTAGTTCTGCTGAAtttgttgaaatggttgttgtcACATCTGGTGGGATCTCCAATGTCTCTGAGCTAGTCCCTTGCCCTGTACTGCTCCCTTCAGGACATATTTCTTGCAGGACACAAAAACTTTCAGATTCAGAAGATGAACCATTTAACTGTACCTTCAGTTCAGGCAGACCAGATTCAGGCAAACCTGCACAAACGTTCTCACAGTTTGCATCAGAAGACTCTACACAATGCTGTTCTGCAGTACCATCAGAAGTTCGTTCCTCCACCCCTGAATTTGAATCTGAACCATCATCTTCTGGCTTTGATTGAGTCTCTAAACAAATCTGACTGTCCTCTATTCCAGGTGCATCCTGATTCAGTTCAGATTCCACCTGACTCAAAGATTCTAGTAGCTCAGCAACAATTGTGCGTATCTCTGAACTTGTCTCAGAATACAAAGGTCTTTCTTCTGTATAATCTATAAAAGTATAAAAATGGTGTTCTACTTCATCCTGTGCTGCAGGGGAGTCAGTTGTCCCTAAAATTGCAACAGGACTACTTAGATCGGCAGTGGATCCTGCTGCAGGCTCTGGCTCGTCAGGTACTACGTTATGTTCAGCTGATGCTGGATTTGCTTCAGGGTGAAGTTTGTTTGATTTTAACTTCTTATTTGTAAAGTTCAGTACCTGACTTGCTTTAGTAACACCCTGACCTGATATGGTGTCTACAAAGATGGAAATTCCAGCTTCCTTTAGTGGTGTTTCTGTATTCAAAATAACAAGTGATTGTTCCGTTTGTGCCACAGAAGTAGCACCAGTCACTTCTGGTTCTGACAGAAGAGGATTTTCATCTTGCCTTTCGCATGCTGATTCTAAATCTTGCTCCACAGAAACCAGTTCTGAGTCAGATTTGTAATCCTTTTCATGTAGGTGTTGAAGAACAGGAATAACATCACAAGCCTTTCGATGTGTATTCGATGAACCTTCGGCTGAACCCAAGCTGATATCGTTCAGTTCGGATTTGATTTCCAGTTGGCAGTCTGTTCTGTTCTCATCAGCCCTGGACTCTGTTACTGCAGAGTCTTCATAGCCATCTGGGCTTGTGTCAGAAAGAGTGTCACTGTCCCATGACTGTGGGTCAAAATACTCCTCTGTTGCTTCGTGTGCAGGTTCAGTAGCAGTATCACTTGATTCCTTTGTTTGCAGTGTTTCCTCTGGGCTAGGGCCGGAATCCCGATCTTCTATGAAATCAGTTTCACTTGCAGGGTCTTCTGTTTCTGTGGCCTGGGAAAATATAAGAAAAAACACTTAGTCAACATAAAGCAGGAGTAAATTTTGAGTAAATTTGTTAATGGGTGTTTCATGTCATCTATAttttcctaatatatatatattttacattgtacctgtttaacaatgtaatgtgGTGAGTGTTCTGTATGACACTATGACACTCCTTATGTGCCACACCTCCTTTCTTTCCAGCAAACAAATATTCTGACAAGATTCCTGATTGTGGGGAAGGCAGCTGGGGAGACATATCAATGTAGCACATACTTCAGTGCTAAAATGCTCACCCTTCTCACTTCCCCATAATCaacagcaatcttttttttttttttttttttttaataaatttggaatcgccaattgttttttaccccattttctccccaatttgaaatgcacaattttaagcctggttcaccgctgcaaccctcacactgactcgggagagatgaagacatACACACGCGTCCTCTAAAACGTGTGTCatcagccacctcagagctacagcgacagaggaccacacagctctgggcagcttgcaggcaggcccgcagTATCTGTGCTGAAAAGATTTTGGTATATGCTGAATATCTCTACAGTATTTGAAGATACTGATAACAGATAAGTTCCAATATACTGTATCAAACCAAATAAATGTGTGCAGTTTTTGCAGTGCACCATGCCTTCGCCATGCTTTCCCCTTGCATTTACTACAGATAATCATACTATACCATAAGTTCTTATGATTTACCATGCATTAATGCACTTTGTTTTTACCACAGTATATAGTTTTGTATCAGGATCTGACTGTAAACTCTACATCTCTGGAAGAGATCTCCCTGGAAAGACTTTAAAACTAACGTGTTGTTTTCTTCTAGGACACatcataaaaaaagagaaaaagaatgaGACGCTCTTTCTGTGTGAAAAGCACAGACTTCCATCTGTCACTTGCTAATTGATCTCGCTGTGAGAAACTTTGCAGTCAGCCATGCCTCAGTGTCAGCCTTATAAACACTGCCACCCTGTACATCACAGATCGACACTGTATAATAACAGAGAAGGATATACTGTACTCTCGCTAGACATCACTATTATCTTCAATAAAACCCTCACAGTGCACAAACAAAGATAAACTAGGCTTCCTAACTGTatgaaaatattacaaaataaatatcaaCATCTCCACATATGAAAAGATTTTTTAACATTGTGTGATTAAAGGTATGTTATTTGTAGGTTGAGCAATTTAGAGCCTGCATATAAAAGATACAGTCAAGATTTGTTTTGTTCATCTGTACTGCTGGTGCACTATGGCACCTTGGTCTGTTTGTTTAACTTTGTTTCAGTATTACTGTCATGGGCCAACACTGACAAATGTGAGCACTGGCAGGAACCCGAGTAATCATACTATTGGATTGAAGACTGATGCCGAATGCTGCATGAAGATAGAACAATAAGGAACATGTCATGAATTAGCAGCATGCAGAGGGTTTTATTTCAATTACGTACCAATGCACTTTAGATTAAGAGAAACTAAAACAACTCCTAGTTCACAAGGCAACTCCTACATAGTTTCAGTAATAGACTTGGATTTTGGAGTTTGATCAATGTAGTCTGACAATTCTGAGCTACAGTATATAATATTGGCCATTGCAGTGAGACCAGTTGTTGTTGAGTTTTACGATACaattgtttcatttatttctaGAAATTTGAGCCTCTATAACCTGGTGAAATAAGCCTGGATTTACTTTGACTGTTCGTTTTTGGGCCCAAACCATCTCTAATagaactactgtaaaaaaaacactgcccCCATTCCTAGAGACAAAGACATACACTTTACAATACTGTCTGACTCTCCCTCCCCTCACACCCCATTTCCCTTCCACAAGCTAATTATTATGAGCTACCCTAGATGAATGGTGAGATAGACGCATGAAGGAGGTTCCAGGTGGTTTTATTAAATTACTGAAGGTATTGGGTTTTGCTGATTCCACAATCTCAACAATCATTACAAATTATTTAACGTAaccacaaatgtgaaaataaaaacttaaaacatCTTCAACCATGATCAAGCATACCAATACCCACCCTAAATCTGGTGCTAAGACCATTTCGGATTAGTAGGTTAACAATAAGAACTGTTTGGAATCAAATCTGacataataacaaaacaaacaaaaacatgatgaAGACCATTTACAGTTCTCTATAGCAGTTTTAGCATAACATTCGTTCAGTGACCTTCATAACAGcgttattttgtactttttaaagCAGTTGATGTGCCTTACTTCAAATGAATTCCAAGTCCCTTCTAGACATTTCCTTCACCTCTGAATTCCGATTTGTGAGTTCTCACATTTCCCCCTGGATCACACTTACCAGGAATGAGCCCAGTAAATTCATAAGCCCTTGCAATCTCAGATCAACTcaatacaaaatgaatagaatTACCCAGCTGAGCACGGCTCCCATCGTCTTTCGCCCTCTGCTCTTGTGCAGTGCAGTTTCTCTGGAGGTATGCTGCCAAGATctgttgtgcttttttttcttttgtttagttttttactgCCCAATTTCCTCAGAGCCTGACCTTGATATATGAGAGTTCTGGATTCCAATGACGTCTTCAATAATCAGGTCTTCGATATCTGCATAAACTTGTCCAAACAACAAGTTCCAACAGCTTGACTTAATTGTGTGTGCACAAACTTTACTAAGCCATGGACACCCTTAACTGACAACAAACACAGGCACACGTTCTATTTTCTGTCGGATGTCAAGTGTCACGGAAAGCCACAGACAAGCTTACAGCTGTAGTGTCCAACACAATTCTAAAAACATTTTCAGAATACTGCCACCTTAAAACCGCGTGATATAACTATCATATTTGTAGTTATTTCCTGTACGACGGTATCAGTACAACAGCAAAAGACAATACCTTTTTAGTTGATTCTGTTTGTTTCATGAGTTAAAAATATTGGGTCTTTTCTGCGGGTATAATAACATGCGTGCCTGTTTAGATCGCAAAGTGATAAAGAGGCAAGAAGGATTcaaaagaaagtgtgtgtgttggggggggcaCTTCAGTTCCCCGCAGTGAGAACTATCTTAGTGGAATGTAAACAAGCTGGGCAGTCTTCACATGCGGATAGAGAGCACAGAAGGTTAAACTGTGGAAGAATGTAACAAATAGACACCAAGGAATTAACAAGCTCCTTTGGGATTTCTCATAATAGTACAGACAGGAATATGGCAACTGAATTGGCTACTAGAGCCAGGCCTCAATAAACACCTATTTTGGATTGTAAATCCTTACAGTATACCGGGAATAGGAAAGCTTGCTGGCATGCTGAAAAGCACTGAACCTCTTTGTGAACAGAATAGCAGTTGACTTGAAGTTGACTGTGATGTGAGCGGAGAACTCAAATTTACATACTGAGGGCTTCCTGAAACAGCAGTGCCTGTCTGGGTGGGCCGCAGAAGCAGCATTGTAGGAGCAAAAATGCCTCgtgcaaaacaaaaagaacagaataaaaCCACTGATGTTGTTAAACTATTAATCACCATAAAAAGCTAAAGAGAAACTAGTGTCCGTGCACTGCGGTATGTGTGACAGAAGAAATGGCTTTACTATTGCTATAGTGGGCCACCTGCCAAATGGAGATGAAAAGGTAGCTACAGTATAATATGTAGGTACAGCTATTTATGAAGCTATTTAATTAGCTTGGATCTCATAGCAGAGTGACTGGACTGGGCAGCCCAATGGGACACTGAATCATAAGTGGAAGAAGCAATCCCAGCATTTAGCAGATACACTCCCCAGCACTTAGCAGATTATCCCAGCATTTAGCAGATACACAATGCCTGCTTTCATTCACATTTATTCAGATTCATTATTGGGTATGTCCACTTACCCAAACTGACTAATGAATAACAAAGTTTGCATTCCCGaatcgtaacatgaccaaggcATACTGATATTCAATAAACATCCATAATGATGCAATTATAGTTTATTTAACAATACACAAGACTGTATTATGATACTCCTAAAACAATACACTACAAATATGGACACAATAGTGTATTCCAGTATTTTGTTCCAAAACCAATCAGACTCTGATTCCAGACAAAACACATccaacaaataaaacacttttctTCCTGCTAAAGATTTACATTTGACaatattgtttttatcattttctgatAGTCTAGGCTGCATAGCCGTTTTTACTGTACATAAAAGTTGGTTGTCCCTTTAAAGGAGCCTTTCACCTGTATCCACTGCCATCGACCTTGCTTGGTGCCAATCTGTGACAACAGAGAACTGACGCACAGGGCACTGCATTGTAACTCTGACAGCTATGTGATGATCTTACAGAATGCTCAACAGCTGTCATTCCTAACAGTGGTGGGAGTGTAAGAGTTAATAATTCAGAATTGTAGGTCAGAGATCAGTGTTGCCAAAAGTCAGTGATAGATTACAACTGACATGTAAAGCCCTTTGAGTCAGTACTGTAGCTTCAGTATATATCATGTGCAACATATGCATAGTTTGCTTATATCCTGTTTTGCTACTTTGACCTAACTTTCAATAACTCAGGCATTTAGGACTGTACTGTTAGAATATGTCATCAAGACATATCTACGTAATGAAGAGACACATTGCACAGTAGCATCACAATGATGATATTTACATCTGCAGTATGTGAAATATCTTCTTTTATCAAGTGCTTTACCAAAAATTTCAATTAGGTTTAGCAGTCCAAAACAGGCTTGGTTGTCTCTATCAACCAGAGCCATATCAGTCCAAGAGTACTTATTGAAGAGCAAGCATGGCTGTAGAGGCTCACAATAATGACGGAACTGTATGTATCACTACTGGCTAATTGAAATGGTGCTATAAACAATCTCCTTCTAATCCCCCTCTTAGTAACAGCCTGACCTTGGCATCTGTGCTCTTCAGAAGGaacaactttgttttttttttgtttttttcccccccaagaaCATCTTTCCTGTTTGGATAATAACTTTTACAGCACAGACTAAACCAGCTTTACAGACACCAGTAACACAGGACTTGCCTGAAAAGTGCAGCCCAAAATAGACACTATGAAGCTATTCACCTAGAAATTCCACCAAGCTCTCAGTAAAGATTCAGGGGGAACTGCAATTCCACCACCGACACACAAGCCGTGTCTGCTGTCTTTCTTTGGCTTTCTGACAAACAAGGGGAGGAAAACCTGAGGGGAGGTTAAGAAAGCCACCGCATTTGCCAAAATCAACAGCTGGCAAGTTACCAGAGCATCCCTGGCATGAGGCCTTACAAAGCAATTCTCCTGAGGTTGTAACAAGGGCTGCCTTCCAAAAACATCTGTGAAGATTCTTCAATGACTCTATATTCAGAAGAAGGA
The sequence above is drawn from the Acipenser ruthenus chromosome 12, fAciRut3.2 maternal haplotype, whole genome shotgun sequence genome and encodes:
- the LOC117417366 gene encoding uncharacterized protein LOC117417366 isoform X5, with the protein product MLSVMYFLRSFFKATETEDPASETDFIEDRDSGPSPEETLQTKESSDTATEPAHEATEEYFDPQSWDSDTLSDTSPDGYEDSAVTESRADENRTDCQLEIKSELNDISLGSAEGSSNTHRKACDVIPVLQHLHEKDYKSDSELVSVEQDLESACERQDENPLLSEPEVTGATSVAQTEQSLVILNTETPLKEAGISIFVDTISGQGVTKASQVLNFTNKKLKSNKLHPEANPASAEHNVVPDEPEPAAGSTADLSSPVAILGTTDSPAAQDEVEHHFYTFIDYTEERPLYSETSSEIRTIVAELLESLSQVESELNQDAPGIEDSQICLETQSKPEDDGSDSNSGVEERTSDGTAEQHCVESSDANCENVCAGLPESGLPELKVQLNGSSSESESFCVLQEICPEGSSTGQGTSSETLEIPPDVTTTISTNSAELNEPCPVANSNVIQADLEVNFDQSLDHTSDGKSGIDEVKTKTAVESNNLQECETGTETDIFQRESLKDNNSVLSEIPLKTIQITVSTSAQFNSVSEETYFENNTTPPEPQSDSNNNTETYNADHPIRTEVDQVLVGICSDHACQLTEEPPDFLSEEAVRIHFKDNLRENHCHLQADINYIVIINNQEKQVSSPSCSEFKPSIADVEETPSNLDYEPNWSSNELVSGTSDEDLESDHACIKTAPQIETSVTNEFKTSQKESVVSSVCHTNASVVTQDARDCTLNTGIENSSTGSGCHTDSQTNRKSSDSAGNTVVVANGNTIKASPDVGFKKSDHSVSSKFLAQRKTIVPENPVDTGQSSSARLSEAREILLQTVEEEENSKNLLRETAVSGLSFDAKEGLKTTSCILPEQNSETTQLCCESILSAHEIPEEGSLEPEINYNLGLVNNLQTILVASFPDEIQLKDESSLISCQETDQEVSIGTELLRSRVTANENLFTGKTSSDKSTTERKAETKASGLSQIKDSDLANKLPDTVKEQQQSIGTSKHESSGKMTPVLNGYMTSESQLCPTMVSQDADGVSTNSEEMDVNFYTFLGSNNSLHKAVQKQTSKSSTTGKTSKSVFSKMPSFRRKKKPSRDNKENGGNPSKDSTSAPQVEGSSEEKGQDNMTKDGVPTYKIHYPLYRAHVSYGSDHLQHTPRSEELITDNSDEEDVFEKSSTLNQNMSKAFFSGRIEMDDNGFNPSTPWTKHVRKLYNQSSSTVDGDTISSSGDQETKKSQTGENVCYKRSKSTDSLNLRMRFALAHKSLSSFFESKSLEKENEEHSSKLDSEETKSKQISWRKFKKAKEAELLKRGVSASDAQSPRSHRQIHSEYATRISRDKQGGRASPAVKRATKSSDITEEASTVEIPRNPLEGSKSADGKKRKGPPNGLTIVCSDPSLRKSESSKNDLDVSHLEDVSPLTPISPCSQQAQANQLTPSWSSNPTPSGVMDVPLRPMSPKPQSPRPGASRRSFRYPCRASAASLTSLGNGASLEGLTDPPEKPKTLKPRAAQLLSVHSLDTDYQKEDSGSSSQSQTSLIISSSAINIHKDEDTIKSPVQTPDQSLTLRKKYPSPTSPPRRPFSDLGSWTLPLSRATESPWMSSEKKMKELVKQCSSDDLWIVEEKRRKQKLAREMPVSFSRQGAELSDDLWKARVRLSLTTSVPFPPLPLKAHSFSQSTPIGLDCLGWRRRISYPVITDGAHDKTALMDDVGSEEDLYEDFRSSNHRFGHPGGGGEQLAINELISDGSTVYAEALWDHVTMDDQELGFKAGDVIEVVDATNKEWWWGRILDSEGWFPASFVRLRVNQDEPMEEYLAKLEDGKAEDSSSSVRRHGPGFPSKDQMRTNVINEIMSTEKDYMKHLKDICEGYIKQCRKRTDMFTEEQLCIIFGNIDEIYRTQKKFLKGLEKRFNKENPHLSEIGFCFLEHQTDFQIYSEYCNNHPNACVELSKLMKVNKYVFFFEACRLLQKMIDISLDGFLLTPVQKICKYPLQLAELLKYTNPQHRDYKDVEAALNAMKNVARLINERKRRLENIDKIAQWQSSIEDWEGEDLLSKSSELIYSGEMAKISQPQAKSQQRMFFLFDHQLVFCKKDLLRRDMLYYKGRIDMDDMEVLDVDDGKDKDFNVSVKNAFKLRSLLCDEVHLLCAKKPEHKQRWLRAFDDERRQVQHDRETGFAITEVQKKQAMQNACKTHPAGKPKDIQHLLGSGSSLSQSSSCIHEPASPQPKPPPSPAAIPKTPRMTQKRLLLQKGVCVTPRALRRAMSWMSSQGKDLFH